A single window of Undibacterium sp. 5I1 DNA harbors:
- a CDS encoding xanthine dehydrogenase family protein molybdopterin-binding subunit, whose product MTKPELESTSKVITAAAPKNKSRRRFVLGGLGVTGALVVGWGVMPPRQRQNGGTALPVMNDEVSLTGWIKIAKDGTVTVALHKSEMGQGIHTALQMLIAEELDVGMHSIKTMYAPIDKIYGNVVVMADGLPFHPDDTGVLKRTAVWMTGKFARELGLQLTGGSSSVKDSWGPLREAGATARAMLVAAAAKEWAVPPEQCHTSDGKVIHSSGKSLAYGDLAQKASQTEPGEIRLKNPQDFKVIGTPQARTDAASKVNGSAVFGLDVRPPGLLYAALKMSPTIGGSIKNFNADAVKSMPGVMHVVDLSSPGQEHIVAGIAVVAKNYWSAKKALLALPVEWLPGAHAGLSSAGIFKELSNQLDTESGFTYYKVGDPASGFAAATAKDQLIKAEYRAPFLAHATMEPMNCTAQFKDGKLIIWASTQVPSIAVGVAAKIANISPDNVDLHMTYLGGGFGRRLEVDMVIQAVKIALETKGAPVQLIWSREEDTTHDMYRPAAIARFAAVVDGSGKITAYDNKSASGSVTHQVMQRTFGLPAGGPDKTTAEGEFDMPYEFPHQKIAHVIVPTPVPLGYWRSVGHSHNAFFKESFIDELAHAAGKTPVNFRRELLTQHPRHLAVLEAAVSKAGAAPDGRAHGVALHQSFGSIVAQVAEVSVENNQLRVHKVTCAVDCGIAVNPNIITQQMESAIIFGLSAALYGDITIKNGQVEQTNFHDYPVLRINDTPDIQVIIIKSANPPEGIGEPGTPPIAPAVANALFALTGKRLRSLPLHLDIT is encoded by the coding sequence ATGACAAAGCCTGAGCTGGAATCAACATCCAAAGTAATAACTGCAGCAGCACCCAAAAATAAGTCGCGTCGTCGTTTTGTCCTGGGCGGCTTGGGCGTTACTGGTGCGCTTGTGGTTGGTTGGGGTGTGATGCCGCCACGGCAACGTCAAAACGGTGGTACTGCTTTGCCTGTGATGAATGACGAAGTAAGCTTGACTGGTTGGATCAAGATTGCTAAAGATGGCACGGTTACGGTTGCCCTGCATAAGAGTGAGATGGGGCAGGGCATACATACCGCTTTGCAGATGTTAATTGCAGAGGAACTTGATGTCGGCATGCATAGCATCAAAACGATGTACGCTCCCATCGATAAAATTTATGGGAATGTTGTCGTCATGGCTGATGGTTTGCCATTTCATCCCGATGACACAGGGGTGTTAAAGCGGACAGCGGTATGGATGACAGGTAAATTTGCGCGCGAGCTGGGTTTGCAATTAACAGGCGGATCATCGAGTGTCAAAGATTCTTGGGGGCCATTGCGTGAAGCGGGTGCCACCGCACGCGCGATGCTTGTAGCGGCAGCAGCAAAAGAATGGGCCGTGCCACCAGAGCAATGTCACACCTCCGATGGCAAAGTAATCCATTCCTCAGGCAAAAGCCTCGCTTATGGCGATTTAGCGCAGAAGGCATCTCAAACTGAGCCTGGCGAAATACGCTTAAAAAATCCACAAGACTTTAAGGTAATAGGAACGCCGCAAGCGCGCACCGATGCAGCGTCTAAGGTCAATGGTAGTGCGGTATTCGGTCTTGATGTCAGACCGCCGGGTTTGCTTTATGCCGCGCTAAAGATGAGTCCGACCATTGGTGGCAGTATTAAAAACTTCAATGCCGATGCGGTGAAATCTATGCCTGGAGTGATGCATGTTGTGGACTTGTCCAGTCCTGGTCAAGAGCATATCGTCGCTGGCATTGCGGTGGTGGCTAAAAATTACTGGTCGGCAAAAAAAGCCTTGCTGGCATTGCCGGTAGAGTGGCTTCCCGGTGCACATGCAGGTTTGTCTAGTGCTGGCATATTTAAAGAACTTAGTAATCAATTGGATACCGAATCTGGTTTTACTTATTATAAAGTTGGCGATCCCGCGTCTGGGTTTGCTGCTGCGACAGCCAAAGATCAGTTGATTAAGGCAGAGTATCGTGCACCGTTTTTAGCGCATGCCACGATGGAGCCGATGAATTGCACCGCCCAGTTTAAGGACGGAAAATTAATAATCTGGGCATCGACTCAGGTTCCAAGTATTGCCGTTGGCGTTGCAGCCAAGATCGCGAATATTTCTCCCGATAATGTTGATCTGCATATGACCTATTTGGGTGGCGGTTTTGGACGCCGGCTAGAAGTTGATATGGTGATCCAAGCCGTAAAAATCGCCTTAGAAACTAAAGGCGCGCCAGTTCAATTGATCTGGAGCCGCGAGGAAGATACTACCCACGATATGTATCGTCCGGCCGCAATTGCACGCTTTGCAGCGGTCGTTGATGGAAGTGGAAAAATTACCGCCTATGACAATAAATCTGCTTCTGGTTCTGTCACACATCAAGTGATGCAACGCACATTTGGCTTGCCTGCAGGTGGTCCTGATAAAACAACGGCAGAAGGTGAGTTCGATATGCCGTATGAATTTCCGCACCAAAAGATCGCTCATGTGATTGTGCCGACGCCAGTACCATTAGGCTATTGGCGCTCTGTAGGACATTCTCACAATGCGTTCTTTAAAGAGAGTTTTATTGATGAGTTGGCGCACGCTGCTGGCAAAACTCCAGTGAATTTTCGACGTGAATTGTTGACTCAACATCCCAGACATCTAGCCGTATTGGAGGCGGCAGTGAGCAAGGCTGGTGCTGCTCCAGATGGACGGGCGCATGGCGTGGCATTGCATCAATCATTTGGTTCTATCGTTGCGCAAGTGGCTGAGGTCTCGGTTGAGAATAATCAGCTTCGCGTACACAAAGTCACTTGCGCCGTGGATTGCGGGATCGCTGTTAACCCAAATATCATTACGCAGCAGATGGAGTCGGCAATTATTTTTGGTTTGTCAGCAGCTTTGTACGGCGATATTACGATTAAGAACGGACAGGTGGAGCAAACCAATTTCCACGATTATCCTGTTTTACGGATAAATGACACTCCAGACATCCAGGTAATTATTATCAAAAGTGCCAATCCGCCAGAAGGTATTGGCGAGCCAGGAACTCCACCGATTGCCCCGGCAGTCGCTAATGCCTTATTTGCACTGACAGGTAAGCGTCTTCGTAGCTTGCCTCTGCATTTGGATATCACCTAA
- a CDS encoding DUF1289 domain-containing protein has translation MFENKERPDTPCVAVCSTTFDDVCRGCGRTLAEVAEWVFMSQEQKEIVWSRILSEGYPRRNK, from the coding sequence ATGTTTGAAAATAAAGAACGACCTGATACCCCTTGCGTTGCAGTATGTTCCACTACATTTGACGATGTATGTCGCGGTTGTGGTCGCACATTGGCGGAGGTTGCTGAGTGGGTTTTCATGTCACAAGAGCAAAAAGAAATTGTATGGAGCCGCATATTGTCTGAGGGGTATCCGCGGCGGAACAAATAA
- a CDS encoding MarC family protein, which yields MTKDFFQSFILLILVTDPFGNVPIFVSALSHVSPERRWRVVVRECAIAFALLLLFMFFGKHFLTAMQLSDVSLRIGGGVILFLIALRMVFPQEGGIFGDVEDDHEPFIVPLAIPALAGPSALATVLLFSSDSKMDVAVHLAALTAVAIVWLIVLLSAEQMQRVLGKRVMTAFERLMGLILTAMSVEMLLAGIRDYLKTLS from the coding sequence ATGACCAAAGACTTTTTTCAATCTTTTATTTTACTGATACTGGTCACTGATCCGTTCGGTAACGTCCCAATTTTTGTCAGCGCACTGTCACATGTTTCGCCAGAGCGTCGCTGGCGTGTCGTGGTCAGAGAATGTGCGATTGCCTTTGCCCTGTTATTACTATTTATGTTTTTTGGTAAGCATTTTTTAACAGCGATGCAACTCTCGGATGTATCACTGCGCATCGGTGGCGGCGTAATTTTATTCTTGATCGCATTGCGTATGGTGTTTCCGCAAGAAGGCGGTATTTTTGGCGATGTGGAAGACGATCACGAACCCTTTATTGTGCCGTTGGCTATTCCTGCATTAGCAGGTCCCTCTGCTTTAGCAACCGTATTATTATTTTCGTCCGATAGCAAAATGGATGTCGCCGTACATCTAGCGGCACTCACCGCAGTAGCCATAGTCTGGCTCATTGTTTTACTCAGCGCAGAACAGATGCAACGGGTATTAGGCAAGCGTGTAATGACAGCGTTTGAACGTTTGATGGGATTGATATTGACAGCAATGTCAGTAGAGATGCTGCTAGCAGGAATACGCGATTATCTGAAAACTTTATCTTGA
- the recR gene encoding recombination mediator RecR yields the protein MKPHTSLEFLAEALRRLPGVGPKSAQRMAYHLLQHDRDGASQLGRALMQAVEKIKYCQLCNTFTESDVCETCLDPERDASLLCVVETPSDQMMIEQTMTYKGMYFVLMGRLSPLDGVGPKDIHLEKLIVRATDGIVVEVVLATNFTNEGEATAHYIGETLKSRGLKASRLARGVPVGGELEYVDAGTIARAMLDRRAT from the coding sequence GTGAAACCCCATACCAGTCTTGAATTTCTTGCAGAAGCTTTGCGTCGCTTGCCCGGAGTCGGCCCTAAGTCTGCACAACGTATGGCATATCACTTGCTGCAACACGACAGGGACGGTGCGTCGCAATTGGGTAGGGCATTGATGCAGGCTGTAGAGAAAATTAAATACTGCCAGCTTTGTAATACCTTTACCGAGAGTGATGTTTGCGAGACTTGTCTTGATCCTGAGCGCGATGCCTCTTTACTTTGCGTAGTAGAAACGCCGTCAGATCAAATGATGATTGAGCAGACCATGACATACAAAGGCATGTACTTTGTATTAATGGGGCGTTTGTCTCCGCTGGATGGTGTCGGGCCGAAAGATATTCATCTGGAAAAACTGATCGTCCGTGCGACAGATGGCATTGTGGTTGAGGTCGTGTTAGCGACCAACTTCACCAATGAGGGCGAGGCAACTGCGCATTATATTGGCGAGACTTTAAAATCACGTGGATTAAAAGCTAGCCGTCTTGCCCGAGGAGTGCCAGTTGGTGGTGAGCTTGAATATGTAGATGCCGGGACGATTGCAAGGGCAATGTTGGATCGTCGCGCCACATAA
- a CDS encoding YbaB/EbfC family nucleoid-associated protein: MMKNQIAGLMKQAQAMQDNMKKAQDQLALVEVEGQSGAGLVKVVMTCKNDVKRVTIDPSLLADDKDMLEDLVAAAFNDAVRKAEATSAEKMSALTSGMPLPPGFKLPF; encoded by the coding sequence ATGATGAAAAACCAAATCGCAGGCTTGATGAAGCAAGCGCAAGCCATGCAAGACAACATGAAAAAAGCGCAAGACCAATTGGCGCTAGTTGAGGTAGAAGGGCAATCTGGTGCAGGTTTAGTCAAAGTAGTGATGACATGCAAAAATGACGTAAAACGCGTCACGATTGATCCGTCTTTGCTGGCCGACGATAAAGATATGTTAGAAGACTTGGTTGCAGCAGCTTTTAACGACGCAGTACGCAAGGCAGAAGCCACATCGGCTGAAAAAATGTCTGCGTTGACATCTGGCATGCCATTGCCACCAGGCTTTAAACTGCCGTTCTAA
- a CDS encoding DNA polymerase III subunit gamma/tau — protein MSYQVLARKYRPKSFETLVGQEHVVRALSHALEQQRLHHAYLFTGTRGVGKTTLSRILAKSFNCIGANGNGGITSHPCGVCEACVAIDAGRFVDYIEMDAASNRGVDEMAALLEQAVYAPSNARFKVYMIDEVHMLTNHAFNSMLKTLEEPPEHVKFILATTDPQKIPVTVLSRCLQFNLKQMPPGHIVSHLENILGQEQIEFEVPALRLLAQGAHGSMRDALSLTDQSIAYAAGKVTLEAVQGMLGALDQSYLIRLLDALAVKEGKALLDVADEMAARSLSYKSALQDLGSLLHQIAIAQMVPDAVPEDMPERDDVIRLAALFGKEEIQLFYQIAVHGRNELVLAPDEYAGFSMTLLRLLAFRPSDSGAAIAGNGAGGSGGSAPSGRVPQRPIMPSVVSPVNSVRSVNSASSISGQLASSPPLSSAAIVSPTMSVAIPPVAPVMAVPAVESSAQDNQVARVAELVSTAQQVGEILPEVIPEALPIAAQVVLPATVAVPVLSPRDAALAAAGLRKPSVASRAAVAEISATRPMAAPVTVPVLSSAPARPTAPVESFANATQVVSPTKERHTSTVSQTKIAAPAGMDDMPPWDEDMMEASSSNELPPHFQSAAFDDQFDQAAIVPVQVKSENPAPPVNPPQPTISISAQTINACEAPTDSVAFGESPQIALRVTEIKPIQELNWDGHWPNLASSLPMRGVAQQLVQQSELIDCQINGNTFVFSLRVPLQTLLSSGSVEKLELALSERFAKTVKVETKIGAVEQTANAQAVAERAERQQLAEKSIQSDSFIQSLMREFGASIVTGSIKPV, from the coding sequence ATGTCATATCAAGTTCTCGCCAGAAAATATCGTCCCAAAAGCTTTGAAACGCTGGTTGGGCAGGAGCACGTGGTTCGTGCCTTATCGCATGCGCTGGAGCAGCAACGGCTGCATCACGCGTATTTATTCACAGGGACTCGTGGTGTCGGTAAAACGACGCTCTCACGCATACTCGCTAAATCCTTTAATTGCATCGGTGCCAATGGTAACGGCGGCATCACCTCGCACCCTTGTGGTGTGTGCGAAGCCTGCGTGGCGATTGATGCCGGACGCTTTGTTGATTATATCGAGATGGATGCGGCGTCTAATCGCGGGGTGGATGAGATGGCAGCGCTGCTAGAGCAAGCGGTCTACGCACCATCGAATGCACGCTTCAAGGTCTATATGATCGATGAGGTGCACATGCTGACTAACCATGCGTTTAACTCCATGTTAAAGACGCTGGAAGAGCCGCCTGAGCATGTCAAATTTATCCTCGCCACCACCGATCCACAAAAAATTCCAGTGACGGTATTGTCGCGCTGTCTGCAATTTAATTTGAAGCAGATGCCACCTGGTCATATTGTTTCGCACCTGGAAAATATTCTCGGCCAAGAGCAGATCGAATTTGAAGTCCCGGCACTTCGCTTGCTGGCACAAGGTGCGCATGGCTCTATGCGCGATGCCTTGTCGCTGACAGATCAATCAATTGCGTATGCAGCTGGCAAAGTGACCTTAGAGGCAGTGCAAGGTATGTTGGGTGCATTAGATCAGTCGTATCTGATCCGCTTGCTCGATGCCTTGGCTGTGAAAGAGGGCAAAGCTTTGCTAGATGTCGCTGACGAAATGGCGGCACGTAGCTTGTCTTATAAATCCGCTCTACAAGATTTAGGTAGTTTGCTGCATCAGATTGCCATCGCACAAATGGTGCCGGATGCTGTGCCTGAGGACATGCCAGAGCGCGATGATGTTATTCGCCTCGCTGCTTTATTCGGTAAAGAAGAGATTCAACTGTTTTACCAGATCGCGGTACATGGTCGTAATGAGTTGGTGTTAGCACCGGATGAATACGCTGGTTTTAGTATGACGCTACTGCGCTTGCTAGCCTTCCGTCCGTCTGATAGTGGCGCGGCAATTGCAGGTAATGGCGCTGGTGGCTCGGGTGGATCTGCGCCGTCTGGCCGCGTTCCTCAACGTCCAATTATGCCGAGTGTAGTAAGCCCAGTAAATTCAGTCAGATCGGTAAATTCAGCTAGTTCAATTAGTGGGCAGCTAGCATCCAGCCCACCTTTAAGCTCCGCTGCAATAGTCTCGCCAACAATGTCTGTAGCGATACCGCCCGTTGCGCCAGTTATGGCTGTGCCGGCTGTTGAATCTTCTGCTCAAGATAATCAGGTAGCTCGTGTGGCTGAACTTGTTTCGACTGCTCAGCAGGTGGGGGAAATACTTCCAGAAGTAATACCAGAAGCGCTTCCAATCGCAGCGCAGGTAGTTCTACCAGCAACGGTGGCAGTCCCTGTTTTATCGCCTCGTGATGCTGCGTTAGCTGCTGCTGGTTTACGTAAGCCTTCGGTTGCCAGTCGTGCAGCAGTTGCCGAAATATCTGCAACACGTCCGATGGCGGCACCTGTTACGGTGCCAGTCTTAAGCTCGGCACCAGCTAGGCCAACTGCCCCAGTTGAGTCATTTGCCAACGCTACGCAAGTTGTTTCTCCGACAAAAGAGCGGCACACATCAACCGTAAGCCAGACAAAAATAGCGGCGCCAGCCGGGATGGATGACATGCCGCCTTGGGACGAAGATATGATGGAAGCGAGCTCTTCTAATGAGTTACCGCCACATTTTCAGTCCGCTGCTTTTGATGATCAGTTTGATCAGGCTGCGATTGTTCCCGTGCAAGTGAAGTCAGAAAACCCAGCACCTCCCGTTAACCCTCCTCAGCCGACCATATCAATTTCGGCGCAAACTATAAATGCTTGTGAAGCGCCAACTGACTCTGTAGCATTTGGGGAGTCGCCACAAATAGCATTGCGCGTTACAGAAATTAAACCAATACAAGAATTAAATTGGGATGGACATTGGCCTAATCTGGCAAGCAGTTTGCCGATGCGTGGCGTGGCACAGCAATTAGTGCAGCAAAGTGAGTTAATTGATTGCCAGATCAACGGTAATACATTCGTATTTAGTTTGCGCGTACCTTTGCAAACATTATTATCATCTGGCAGCGTTGAAAAATTAGAGCTCGCTTTGTCAGAGCGTTTTGCAAAGACAGTTAAGGTCGAGACTAAAATCGGTGCCGTCGAGCAAACCGCTAACGCCCAGGCAGTTGCTGAGCGCGCAGAGCGTCAGCAGCTTGCAGAAAAATCGATACAAAGTGATTCCTTCATTCAGTCTTTAATGCGAGAATTCGGCGCGTCTATCGTGACTGGCAGTATTAAACCTGTTTGA
- a CDS encoding IS30 family transposase, with protein MRYTHLTQDERYQIYALRLEKKTVSEIAAALHRHKSSIHRELKRNTGGSGWRPLQAKKIADERQKNSRNARRIDDNDWLAVSTYLRMDLSPQQAIERLSLERQEKMKISHETVYLRIYADRRAGGTLFKHLRGQKPYRKRYGSGQQRRGMLKNRISIDQRPAIVDQKICLGDWEGDTIIGKKQQGIVITRVDRVSRFTLARQHHSKHAQGVAASIEQLLTPHQQHCHTITFDNGREFAGHESIAAHLQAQVYFAHPYHSWERGLNENTNGLLRYYFPKNTNFKEITQAQLQRAVNQLNHRPRKCLGYRTPFEVFYNLDILPLKLTSRCSS; from the coding sequence ATGCGCTACACACACCTAACCCAAGACGAACGATACCAAATTTACGCACTGCGGTTAGAAAAAAAGACAGTCAGCGAGATTGCTGCCGCACTCCATCGTCATAAGTCCAGCATCCACAGGGAACTCAAGCGCAATACCGGAGGAAGCGGATGGCGCCCCTTACAAGCGAAAAAAATAGCCGACGAACGACAAAAGAATAGTCGTAACGCACGACGTATTGATGACAACGACTGGCTCGCCGTCTCGACCTACCTGCGCATGGACTTATCGCCGCAGCAAGCAATCGAACGGTTAAGCCTGGAACGGCAGGAAAAAATGAAGATCAGTCATGAAACCGTCTATCTGCGCATCTACGCTGACCGCAGAGCGGGCGGCACTCTCTTCAAGCATCTGCGGGGTCAGAAGCCCTACCGCAAACGCTACGGTAGTGGTCAACAGCGCCGGGGCATGCTCAAGAACCGTATCAGCATTGACCAACGACCCGCGATCGTGGATCAAAAAATCTGCTTAGGCGACTGGGAGGGCGATACGATCATTGGCAAGAAACAGCAAGGTATCGTCATTACGCGGGTCGATCGTGTCTCTCGTTTTACCTTAGCCCGGCAACATCATAGCAAACACGCGCAAGGAGTTGCTGCCAGCATCGAGCAACTGCTCACGCCACATCAGCAGCACTGCCATACCATCACGTTCGATAATGGCAGGGAGTTTGCAGGGCATGAGTCCATCGCAGCACATCTGCAAGCCCAAGTGTACTTCGCTCATCCGTATCATTCCTGGGAGCGGGGGCTCAACGAGAACACGAACGGCTTATTACGATACTACTTTCCAAAGAACACCAACTTCAAGGAAATCACTCAAGCCCAGTTGCAACGGGCAGTCAATCAACTCAATCATCGCCCTAGGAAATGCCTCGGCTATCGAACGCCGTTTGAGGTTTTTTATAATTTGGATATACTCCCCCTAAAACTTACCTCCCGTTGCTCTTCGTAG
- a CDS encoding cache domain-containing protein, whose translation MKLFNKLLIACLLSISFLPVAFAADDHDTADQAIAMVKKGIAAIKAQGKEKAFADFSNPANKEFHDRDLYLIAYDMNAVNLAHGNNPRMVGKNLIELKAGNVYVGKEMVSIIKSKGSGWVDYQWPNPLTKALENKSTYVEKVDDFFIGCGIYKQ comes from the coding sequence ATGAAATTGTTTAATAAACTTTTGATCGCATGTCTACTAAGTATCAGCTTTTTGCCAGTAGCTTTTGCGGCCGATGATCACGATACAGCAGATCAGGCCATCGCGATGGTAAAAAAAGGTATTGCAGCAATTAAAGCGCAAGGTAAAGAAAAAGCATTTGCCGATTTTAGTAATCCGGCGAATAAAGAGTTTCATGACCGCGATCTGTATTTGATTGCTTACGACATGAATGCGGTCAATTTAGCGCATGGTAACAACCCAAGAATGGTCGGTAAAAATTTAATAGAACTAAAAGCCGGTAACGTTTATGTTGGCAAAGAAATGGTTTCCATCATCAAGAGCAAAGGTAGCGGCTGGGTTGATTATCAATGGCCAAATCCATTGACCAAGGCATTGGAGAATAAATCGACCTACGTTGAAAAAGTGGACGATTTTTTTATTGGCTGCGGAATCTATAAGCAATAA
- a CDS encoding cache domain-containing protein, with protein MNVFSKFLMSCVLSLSFLPVAFAAEDRGTTDQAIAMVKKGIAAIKSQGKEKAFAEFANTANKDFHDRDLYLIAYDLNGINLSHGNNPKMMGKNLIELKAGDKFVVKEMIAIIKSKGSGWIDYQWPNPVTKVLETKSTYVEKVDDYFVGCGIYK; from the coding sequence ATGAACGTTTTTAGTAAATTTCTAATGTCATGCGTGTTGAGTCTGAGCTTTCTGCCTGTAGCGTTTGCTGCAGAAGATCGTGGCACTACAGATCAGGCGATAGCGATGGTAAAAAAGGGTATTGCAGCGATTAAGTCACAAGGAAAAGAAAAAGCGTTTGCTGAATTTGCCAATACAGCAAACAAAGATTTCCATGATCGTGATTTATATCTAATCGCCTATGATTTAAACGGTATTAATTTGTCGCATGGGAATAATCCTAAGATGATGGGCAAAAATCTGATTGAGTTAAAAGCGGGCGATAAATTTGTAGTTAAGGAAATGATTGCCATTATCAAATCGAAGGGGAGCGGTTGGATCGATTATCAATGGCCAAATCCGGTGACTAAAGTCTTAGAAACTAAATCGACTTATGTAGAAAAAGTTGACGATTATTTTGTTGGATGTGGTATCTACAAATAG
- a CDS encoding ABC transporter ATP-binding protein yields the protein MELRIQNLSKQYSNGVQALNHISLTIPAGMFGLLGPNGAGKSTLMRTLATLQDADSGTAQLDTMDIKTHKDDVRRVLGYLPQDFGLYPKVSAYDLLDHFAVLKGLSNGKQRKEVVEGLLHQTNLFDVKNKHVGGFSGGMRQRFGIAQALLGNPKLIIVDEPTAGLDPEERVRFHNLLSDIGSDKIVILSTHIVEDVADLCNHMAVINKGAVILTGQPLQLIDQIQGKIWKRFIEKSELAHFQQQYQVISSRLTSGRTLVHVYADSNPGDSFTQAQGNLEDVYFSAMANLLPQQLPLGLQQHSASAVQAA from the coding sequence ATGGAACTACGCATACAGAATTTATCCAAGCAATATAGCAATGGTGTACAGGCACTTAATCATATTTCTTTGACGATTCCGGCTGGCATGTTTGGCTTGCTGGGCCCCAACGGTGCGGGCAAATCTACTTTGATGCGCACCTTGGCAACATTGCAGGATGCTGATTCTGGTACTGCGCAGTTAGACACAATGGATATTAAGACGCATAAAGATGACGTGCGTCGCGTACTCGGCTATTTGCCACAAGACTTTGGCTTGTATCCTAAAGTCAGCGCCTATGATTTATTGGATCATTTTGCGGTACTCAAAGGACTTTCTAACGGTAAGCAACGCAAAGAAGTCGTAGAAGGTTTGCTACATCAAACGAATTTATTCGACGTAAAAAATAAACATGTCGGTGGTTTTTCTGGCGGTATGCGCCAACGTTTCGGGATTGCGCAAGCGCTACTGGGTAATCCAAAACTGATTATCGTCGATGAGCCAACGGCTGGCCTTGATCCAGAAGAACGCGTGCGTTTTCACAATCTGTTATCTGACATCGGCAGTGACAAAATCGTTATTCTCTCTACCCATATCGTGGAAGACGTAGCAGATTTATGTAATCACATGGCCGTCATTAACAAAGGCGCTGTTATTTTGACGGGTCAGCCATTGCAATTGATTGATCAGATTCAAGGCAAAATTTGGAAACGTTTTATCGAGAAGAGCGAGCTGGCGCACTTCCAACAACAATATCAGGTGATTTCTAGTCGCCTGACATCCGGCCGCACGCTCGTGCATGTGTATGCAGATAGCAATCCTGGCGATAGTTTTACCCAAGCGCAAGGTAATTTAGAAGACGTCTATTTCTCTGCCATGGCAAATCTCTTGCCGCAGCAGTTGCCGCTAGGGCTGCAACAACATTCAGCATCTGCTGTGCAAGCCGCTTAA